Proteins from a genomic interval of Debaryomyces hansenii CBS767 chromosome E complete sequence:
- a CDS encoding DEHA2E21912p (similar to uniprot|P38089 Saccharomyces cerevisiae YBR125C PTC4 Cytoplasmic type 2C protein phosphatase), giving the protein MGQLLSHPIEDKTMEHKSYDTITYCIGSMQGYRMSMEDAHNVKVNEDESLAVFGVFDGHGGKTCAEVVSDKLPTMVFRELSSLLKNGNGDLASYMKVLKDSFFRIDRDLTNEDSSNCGTTAIIASIIANEYIIVSNAGDSRCIMSLEGGAPKTLSFDHKPSTMGERVRIENSGGYVVNGRVNEILALSRAFGDFKFKLPYMELSNNQNKYIAANKKYFKHELIHLPPELFSVSVEPDVVVYDLKSLKQPEFVVLACDGIWDCYTNTKLIKIIRDKLSLDWKIHHITEFILNDCVGMANNVTGIGFDNMTIIIVAVHNNNNIDEWYTMMKERVLKEKGLL; this is encoded by the coding sequence atggGCCAATTATTATCACATCCAATTGAGGATAAAACCATGGAACATAAGTCATATGATACAATCACATATTGTATAGGACTGATGCAAGGGTATCGGATGAGTATGGAGGATGCTCATAATGTCAAAGTGAATGAGGATGAATCACTCGCCGTATTTGGTGTGTTTGATGGCCATGGTGGGAAGACATGCGCCGAAGTCGTAAGTGACAAGCTACCAACAATGGTGTTTAGAGAGTTGAGCAGTTTGTTAAAAAACGGCAACGGAGATCTCGCGTCATATATGAAAGTACTAAAAGATTCGTTTTTTAGAATTGATCGAGATTTGACGAATGAAGACTCTTCTAATTGTGGGACCACTGCAATCATTGCATCAATTATAGCTAACGAGTATATCATTGTGTCTAATGCGGGGGATTCAAGATGTATAATGTCTTTGGAAGGCGGTGCACCAAAGACTTTATCATTTGACCACAAACCGTCTACGATGGGAGAAAGAGttagaattgaaaacaGTGGGGGATATGTCGTGAATGGTAGAGTGAACGAGATTTTAGCATTATCTAGAGCATTTGGTGACTTCAAGTTCAAATTGCCCTATATGGAATTGCTGAATAACCAAAACAAGTATATTGCTGCTAACAAGAAGTATTTCAAGCAtgaattgattcatttaCCTCCTGAATTGTTTCTGGTCAGCGTAGAGCCAGATGTGGTAGTCTACGACTTGAAGAGCTTAAAGCAACCAGAATTTGTTGTTTTAGCATGTGATGGAATTTGGGATTGCTATACTAATACTaagttaataaaaattataagGGACAAATTAAGCTTGGACTGGAAAATACATCATATAACagaatttattttgaacGATTGTGTTGGAATGGCTAATAATGTAACAGGGATAGGTTTTGACAATATGACCATTATCATTGTTGCGgtacataataataataatattgatgagTGGTATACTATGATGAAAGAACGGGTTTTAAAAGAGAAGGGACTTCTCTAG
- a CDS encoding DEHA2E21956p (highly similar to uniprot|Q00764 Saccharomyces cerevisiae YBR126C TPS1 Probable regulator of glucose influx into the cell & into glycolytic pathway indirectly regulating glucose-induced signalling (activation & inactivation) & initial step(s) of glucose metabolism. Homologue of E. coli otsA protein), translating to MIKGKVLVVSNRLPVTIKRSPNGTYDYSMSSGGLVTALQGLKKSTEFQWLGWPGLEIPEDEQSKVNKDLMEKFNCTAIFLSDSIADLHYNGFSNSILWPLFHYHPGEMNFDENAWAAYIEANRKFAITIAQQVDDNDMIWVHDYHLMLLPQMLREEIENKKKNIRIGFFLHTPFPSSEIYRILPVREEILVGVLSCDLIGFHTYDYARHFLSSVSRIVSNVNILPNGIEYQGRSIGIGAFPIGIDVDKFTEGVTKPKVVDRIKQLKQKFTDTKIIVGVDRLDYIKGVPQKLHAFEIFLTENPEWIGKVILVQVAVPSRGDVEEYQSLRATVNELVGRINGRFGTVEFVPIHFMHKSIPFDELISLYHISDVCLVSSTRDGMNLVCYEYIACQQENKGVLILSEFAGAAQSLNGAIVVNPWNTEELSYAIKESLTLPEEKKELNFKKLFDYISKYTSGFWGESFVKELRKCSSQDKITEIR from the coding sequence ATGATAAAAGGAAAAGTGTTAGTAGTTTCAAACAGATTACCAGTTACGATCAAGCGATCGCCTAACGGGACATATGACTATTCAATGTCATCTGGAGGATTGGTTACGGCATTGCAAGGGTTAAAGAAATCAACGGAATTTCAATGGTTAGGGTGGCCAGGACTTGAAATTCCGGAAGATGAACAAAGTAAGGTTAATAAGGATTTAATGGAGAAATTCAACTGTACTGCCATATTTTTGAGTGATTCAATTGCTGATTTACACTATAATGGTTTTTCTAACAGTATATTATGGCCGTTGTTCCATTACCATCCTGGTGAAAtgaattttgatgaaaatgcaTGGGCCGCATATATCGAAGCGAATAGGAAGTTTGCTATCACAATTGCACAGCAAGTTGATGATAACGATATGATTTGGGTGCATGATTACCATTTAATGTTATTGCCTCAGATGTTAcgagaagaaatagaaaataagaaaaaaaatataagaataggattctttcttcataCTCCATTCCCATCCTCGGAGATTTATAGAATTTTACCCGTTAGAGAAGAGATATTGGTTGGTGTATTAAGTTGTGATTTGATTGGATTCCATACGTACGACTACGCTAGGCATTTCTTATCTTCAGTATCGagaattgtttcaaatgtTAATATATTACCAAATGGAATTGAGTATCAAGGTAGATCAATTGGTATAGGTGCTTTCCCAATTGGTATAGATGTTGATAAGTTTACCGAGGGGGTAACTAAGCCTAAAGTGGTAGACCGTATTAAGCAATTAAAACAAAAGTTTACTGATACTAAGATTATAGTTGGAGTAGATAGATTAGATTACATCAAAGGTGTTCCCCAAAAGCTACAtgcatttgaaattttccTTACTGAGAATCCCGAATGGATAGGCAAAGTGATATTAGTTCAAGTTGCCGTTCCTTCCCGTGGAGACGTTGAAGAGTATCAAAGTTTGAGGGCAACTGTCAATGAATTAGTAGGTAGAATTAATGGAAGATTCGGTACTGTTGAATTTGTACCAATTCATTTCATGCACAAATCCATCccatttgatgaattaatcAGTTTATATCATATATCTGATGTTTGCTTAGTTAGTTCTACAAGAGACGGCATGAACCTTGTTTgttatgaatatattgcaTGTCAGCAAGAAAATAAGGGTGTTCTTATCTTATCAGAGTTTGCAGGTGCCGCTCAATCATTGAATGGAGCGATCGTTGTTAACCCTTGGAATACAGAAGAATTAAGTTATGCTATAAAAGAGAGTTTGACATTACCAGAAGAGAAAAAGGAACTTaacttcaaaaaattatttgattatatatCGAAGTATACGTCTGGATTTTGGGGAGAAAGCTTTGTCAAGGAATTGCGCAAATGCTCAAGTCAAGACAAGATTACTGAAATTAGATAG
- a CDS encoding DEHA2E21934p (weakly similar to uniprot|Q06820 Saccharomyces cerevisiae YPR083W MDM36 Mitochondrial Distribution and Morphology), producing MSLTDIDVYEDPILKLAQDPGLNKEKEKTKELINIIHGFPLTERKVSKLCQLSLTILQSLEKIELNLKNWAFLSLDINSENHFNKDSDVDIKNFNNNISLKVLNNCNEFNRKLNIISVDLDYITKSSRTLTPLEYISDSGTLLTSLTLRSIRLKDEISDKITIAYSKAKLITIGTDLETMLEDDEDNSTAVTYKNFVVSLLKQLNNSIEMEDISAKYECLAVINDMEQMFNVYKLDRIQQMTLYEKSKQNDEELLPIDKELVSTVLNKSGHTENDISDYDDDDYDYDYDSDFVSSSMYSSSAPLHNPPLIRSITKSQQMKPSQSPPKQSSNFGRRDSVSSLSTSAFLQKTSLSDELPYLMSAFDSAKNFEEDVSHFKKRDENDIPKKKLKKEHNMKNSQAIEINGEPSREKQFPSRKSKLPNGSLYAESTLLSKPPLSDASSYLYANNSLLSKLGIRPQVITTEMPSKELSNNTTINIKHKIDKGPQLYVEDTEKNGKDKENRKVFNPLTIANLESHSFSDLLAGNADDSVE from the coding sequence ATGTCATTAACCGATATAGATGTTTACGAAGATCCCATATTAAAATTGGCACAGGATCCAGGtttaaataaagaaaaagagaaaacaaaagaattaataaatataatacatgGTTTTCCATTAACAGAACGGAAAGTATCCAAGCTATGCCAATTATCATTAACGATCCTACAAAGCTTAGAGAAGatagaattaaatttaaagaattggGCATTTCTTTCGTTAGATATTAACTCAGAAAACCATTTTAATAAGGATAGTGATGTTgatatcaagaatttcaataataatatatcgTTGAAAGTATTAAATAATTGCAATGAATTTAAcagaaaattaaatattatatccGTCGATCTCGACTATATCACCAAATCGCTGAGGACGCTAACTCCGTTAGAGTATATTCTGGATAGTGGAACACTATTGACGTCGTTAACATTAAGAAGCATCCGACTTAAGGATGAAATATCAGACAAGATAACAATTGCATACCTGAAAGCCaaattaataacaataGGAACTGATTTAGAAACAATGTTGgaagacgatgaagataattcaACGGCAGTAACATATAAGAACTTTGTTGTTAGTTTATTAaaacaattgaacaattcGATAGAAATGGAAGATATTTCTGCTAAATATGAATGCTTGGCAGTTATCAATGATATGGAACAAATGTTCAATGTTTATAAATTAGACAGAATACAACAAATGACTTTATATGAGAAATCTAAACAAAACGATGAGGAGCTCCTTCCAATAGATAAGGAATTAGTCAGTACTGTTTTAAATAAGTCGGGTCACACggaaaatgatatttcaGACtatgacgatgatgattatgattatgattatgattCTGACTTTGTTTCCTCATCAATGTATTCGTCATCAGCACCCTTGCATAATCCTCCACTTATTCGCTCAATTACTAAGTCTCAACAAATGAAACCTTCGCAATCACCTCCTAAGCAATCCTCGAATTTCGGAAGAAGAGATTCAGTATCATCGTTATCAACGTCtgcttttcttcaaaaaacTTCATTATCAGATGAGTTACCATATTTAATGTCTGCATTTGATCTGGCaaagaattttgaagagGACGTTAgtcatttcaaaaaaagAGACGAAAACGACATaccaaaaaagaaattaaagaaagaacataatatgaaaaattctcaAGCTATAGAGATCAATGGAGAACCATCTCGTGAAAAACAATTTCCTAGTCgtaaatcaaaattaccAAACGGTTCCTTGTATGCTGAAAGTACACTATTATCTAAACCTCCTTTATCAGATGCAAGCTCATATCTTTATGCCAATAATTCGTTGCTATCTAAATTAGGCATAAGACCCCAAGTTATAACTACTGAAATGCCATCTAAGGAATTATCTAACAATACAACCATAAACATAAAGCATAAAATAGATAAAGGACCTCAATTATATGTTGAAGATACAGAAAAAAATGGCAaggataaagaaaatagaaAAGTATTTAATCCTTTAACTATAGCAAACCTAGAAAGCCACAGTTTTTCAGACCTTCTTGCGGGCAATGCTGATGATTCTGTTGAATAA
- a CDS encoding DEHA2E21978p (similar to uniprot|P53845 Saccharomyces cerevisiae YNL263C YIF1 Yip1-Interacting Factor shows similarity to NADH dehydrogenases), translating to MYTPYGNAANMQQQQQQQQQNLQHPQPQHPSFQQPQQHAQYGNMGQQPQTQQSGPYANFFQDPATSMAAQLAKNSIGSSNQYLQQNFGSIISGTGDLNYYFRVSNSYVFRKILLILFPYRNKNWTRFTAENTGTSGNTTSVAFAPPSQDINAPDLYIPLMSFITYILLWAVFQGLKGDFHPQLFGYLASQTLACSFLDILIFKVGLYLLNCSTQSSLWDLISFSGYKYVTIITLLCWKHLIGGSWMVYYGVVVVFTTSLALFLMRSLKFLVLPSANTAAGSSASNSISSKQRKIRIQFLFVYAVVFQFLIVLFMSR from the coding sequence ATGTATACTCCATATGGAAATGCTGCTAACATGcagcaacagcagcaacagcagcaacaaAACTTACAGCATCCTCAACCTCAGCATCCATCATTTCAACAACCACAACAACATGCGCAGTATGGTAATATGGGCCAGCAACCCCAAACACAACAATCGGGACCATATGCTAACTTTTTCCAAGATCCAGCAACTTCAATGGCAGCCCAGTTAGCGAAAAATAGTATTGGATCgtcaaatcaatatttacaaCAAAATTTTGGATCAATTATATCTGGAACTGGTGATCTCAACTACTATTTTAGAGTCAGTAACTCATATGTTTTTAGGAAGATTTTGTTAATATTGTTTCCATACAGAAATAAGAACTGGACCAGGTTCACTGCCGAAAATACTGGGACTTCAGGCAACACTACAAGTGTTGCATTCGCTCCCCCAAGTCAGGACATAAATGCACCCGATTTATATATCCCACTAATGTCCTTCATAACATACATTTTGTTGTGGGCCGTGTTTCAAGGATTGAAGGGTGACTTTCATCCTCAATTGTTTGGGTATTTGGCGTCACAAACGTTAGCTTGTTCCTTCTTGGACATCTTGATATTTAAAGTCGGACTCTACTTGTTGAATTGTTCTACTCAAAGCTCATTATGGGATTTAATCAGTTTCAGTGGCTACAAGTATGTGACAATTATTACTTTGCTTTGTTGGAAACACTTAATCGGTGGTAGCTGGATGGTGTACTACGGAGTGGTTGTAGTCTTCACTACGAGTTTAGCATTGTTCTTAATGAGatcattgaaattcttgGTCTTACCTTCGGCAAACACTGCTGCTGGAAGTTCTGCAAGTAACAGTATATCCAGTAAGCAGAGGAAGAttagaattcaattcttatTTGTTTATGCTGTTGTATTCCAATTTCTCATAGTTCTTTTTATGAGTAGATAG
- a CDS encoding DEHA2E21890p (similar to CA4081|IPF2523 Candida albicans IPF2523 unknown function) yields MKIPVIDRDSKDGDINYKPPNSFPIGPNFVKYEHNPILTPNPDNEFENSYLYNATAIVIDDRVFLLYRAQNQDKVSSVGIAWSNDGYKFVRWNKPIIKPTESYEKGGCEDPRIVRDPVSKLFIMTYTAYDTKNARLCIATSENLFDWTKYPPIINPDSDWHDIAISSDNKEIIRTGWSKSGAIFVEKHNDGKYYMIWGDSAFHLAESTDLISWKLTSKTYEKNIFAKGVFNWQDKLIEPGAAPIKLQYEHSTKNHYVLFYNSATKGSGDYPKGTYSISQMLVDYDDLSGPLARLDKPFLVPDSDNEVEGQVDQVVFTEGIVQFHGKWFLYFGQGDSELGVATCDA; encoded by the coding sequence atgaagatcCCAGTTATAGACAGAGACTCAAAAGATGGTGATATCAATTATAAGCCACCCAATTCCTTTCCAATCGGACCAAATTTTGTGAAATATGAGCACAACCCGATCTTAACTCCTAATCCTGATAACGAATTTGAGAACTCATATTTGTATAACGCAACTGCCATAGTAATTGATGATAGAGTATTTTTACTTTATAGAGCACAAAATCAAGATAAGGTTTCTTCTGTCGGCATTGCATGGTCTAATGACGGATATAAGTTTGTGAGGTGGAACAAACCTATCATCAAGCCTACTGAATCTTATGAAAAAGGTGGGTGCGAAGATCCTAGAATTGTCAGAGATCCTGTCTCtaaattgtttattatGACCTACACTGCATACGATACGAAGAATGCCAGGTTGTGTATTGCTACTTCGGAGAATTTATTTGACTGGACCAAGTACCCACCAATTATTAATCCAGATTCAGATTGGCATGATATTGCCATCTCGTCAGATAATAAGGAAATAATTCGAACAGGATGGCTGAAGTCAGGAGCGATATTTGTAGAAAAACATAATGATGGCAAATACTATATGATTTGGGGGGATTCGGCCTTCCATTTAGCAGAATCAACTGATTTGATAAGTTGGAAACTTACCTCCAAGACCtatgaaaaaaatatttttgccAAAGGAGTTTTCAATTGGCAGGATAAATTGATTGAGCCTGGTGCGGCACCCATAAAGTTACAATATGAACATTCCACAAAGAATCATTATGTGTTGTTCTACAATTCAGCTACTAAAGGTAGTGGAGATTACCCCAAGGGTACTTATTCTATATCCCAGATGTTGGTCGATTATGATGACTTATCTGGGCCATTGGCGAGATTGGACAAACCGTTCTTGGTTCCTGACTCAGATAACGAAGTAGAGGGTCAAGTTGATCAAGTTGTTTTTACTGAAGGAATTGTCCAATTTCATGGCAAATGGTTTTTATACTTTGGTCAAGGTGATTCTGAGCTAGGTGTAGCTACATGCGATGCTTAA